One genomic region from Osmerus mordax isolate fOsmMor3 chromosome 4, fOsmMor3.pri, whole genome shotgun sequence encodes:
- the kbtbd13b gene encoding kelch repeat and BTB domain-containing protein 13, with protein MYSNEAMEWSSGESSGHAKDLVSALTRRESAKLKIVVGGAFFSTDKTLLVQSSGYFQALFRSGMRECKQEEIHIQGFAAHGFLIALAVLRDERPILDGDEIVAAIECAAFLQLAPLSKHLVDLIDSDNCLLMYHTAATFGLMDLYRAAAVFIRSMYADLEAEVSKHLPVELVTYVESLVPPVFVAVGAHPTCSLEETSHAATRTVCYLDEGDKDWKVLTALPPGASTSMAGVTVLDNKLYIVGGVQGVRKHAVDSCFCYDADTNKWSVLPGLRQLRYDFTLVGLDGRLYAIGGEYEGTVMSSVESYDLATRTWSFVAHLPRPVSGAACTKTMSRIFVCLWKPMETTDIYEYLPGKDEWLLVTTLIRHQSYGHCLVGHRDDLYVMRNGPSADFLRCMMDCYNLTTGQWTALPGHFANSKGSLFTAVVRGDSVFTLNRTVTLEYVIEGKTWKPRNQMKGFPRNGSVWTFFLQLPRRSSMNNI; from the coding sequence ATGTACAGCAACGAGGCGATGGAATGGAGCAGCGGTGAAAGTTCTGGCCATGCGAAGGATTTGGTATCTGCGCTCACCCGACGTGAATCTGCCAAATTGAAAATAGTGGTGGGAGGTGCTTTTTTTAGCACGGACAAAACTCTGTTGGTTCAGTCCAGTGGCTACTTCCAAGCTCTGTTCCGGTCTGGGATGAGGGAGTGCAAACAGGAGGAGATCCACATCCAGGGCTTCGCCGCTCATGGCTTCCTGATCGCGCTGGCCGTTCTCCGAGACGAGAGGCCCATCCTGGACGGCGACGAAATCGTGGCGGCCATCGAATGCGCTGCCTTTCTGCAGCTGGCACCTCTCAGCAAGCATCTCGTCGACCTCATCGACTCGGACAACTGCTTGCTCATGTATCACACCGCCGCCACCTTTGGCCTCATGGACCTTTACCGGGCTGCGGCAGTCTTCATACGGAGCATGTACGCCGATCTGGAGGCCGAGGTCAGTAAACACCTACCTGTGGAGCTGGTCACATACGTGGAGTCCCTTGTCCCTCCTGTGTTCGTGGCCGTCGGGGCGCACCCCACCTGCAGCCTGGAGGAAACATCGCACGCGGCCACCAGGACCGTTTGCTACCTGGACGAAGGCGACAAGGACTGGAAGGTTCTCACAGCCCTGCCCCCAGGAGCCAGCACTTCGATGGCCGGGGTGACCGTCCTGGACAACAAGCTGTACATCGTGGGCGGCGTTCAGGGCGTCCGCAAGCACGCCGTGGATTCCTGCTTCTGCTACGACGCCGACACCAACAAGTGGAGTGTTCTCCCCGGTTTGAGGCAGCTGCGCTACGACTTCACCCTCGTGGGTCTGGACGGACGCCTGTACGCCATCGGCGGCGAGTACGAAGGAACCGTCATGTCGTCTGTGGAGAGCTACGACTTGGCGACGAGGACGTGGTCTTTCGTGGCGCATTTGCCGCGGCCTGTCTCCGGAGCAGCGTGCACCAAGACGATGAGCCGAATCTTCGTGTGTTTGTGGAAGCCCATGGAGACCACGGATATCTACGAGTACCTCCCGGGGAAGGATGAGTGGTTGCTTGTCACCACCCTGATACGGCACCAGAGTTATGGCCACTGTCTGGTGGGCCACCGGGACGATCTCTACGTCATGCGCAACGGGCCGTCGGCCGATTTTCTGAGGTGTATGATGGACTGCTATAACCTCACCACGGGCCAGTGGACAGCCCTGCCTGGGCACTTTGCCAACAGCAAAGGCTCCCTGTTCACAGCTGTGGTGAGAGGGGACTCTGTTTTCACGTTGAACAGGACCGTGACTCTGGAGTATGTTATTGAGGGGAAGACCTGGAAGCCCAGGAACCAGATGAAGGGTTTTCCAAGAAATGGATCTGTGTGGACGTTTTTCCTTCAGCTGCCCAGACGATCCTCGATGAACAATATCTAG